In Campylobacter massiliensis, the DNA window AAGAAGCGGCGAAAACCAAATTCGGGCGTGACTCTGCGGCGCGTAAAAGCTTGTTTGAGAGAGCGATTTTAGCAGGCTGGGCGCCGTTTTCGCTCGGGGTCTTATTTTTTGCGGCACTTGGGATCTGGGCGTTAAATTTGAGCCCTGACGAGATCTTAGAGCTTAAATTTTGGCTGCCTTTTATCTACGGCGTGCGTGTTTTTGCACCGTTTTTAGACGACTTTACAAACAACGGCGCGAGCCTAAACGTGATTGCTTTTTACGCCTGCGCTGCGCCGTTTTGGATCTGTTTTTTCGCCGCCGTTTTTTGCCTAAACTACGGCCGTGCGGACGTCGGAGGCGTAAATTTGATCGTCGTGGCCGCGAAATTCCTTGTGCTTGGCGGATTTTGCTTTCTCGCGCTTAGCGGGCTGCTCTTTGCGCCGGAGGGGATGGGCGGCAGATGGGGCATTTACGTGCGATTTGACGACTACGCCCTCGCAAACGACAGCGCGCTTTACAACCTGGCCGCCGGGCTGGGTATCGGCTTCGTGTTTGCGAGCTTTGCACACGTGGCGTGCGATTTGATTTATAGATTACGAGGCGGCCAGCGGGAGTGAGCCGCTTTACTCGCTACCGTTTTTCTATCGCGCCCGGATTTTCGGTGCTAAATTTAAGCGATATAAACCCGACTGCGCCCGAAACTACCGAACCTAGCAAGATAGCAAGCTTGTCGGTGTAGGCAAATACGTCCGTGTCGTCGTAGGCTAAGCCGTTAACAAAAAGGCTCATCGTAAATCCTACGCCGCAAAGCACGGCGATGCCGTAAAGCTGGATGAAATTTGAGCCTTCTGGCAGCTTGGCTAGCTTAAATTTGATCGCTAAAAAGCTAAAAGAAAATACTCCGATCTGCTTGCCGACGAAAAGCCCCAGCGCCGTGCCTAGCGCGACCGGAGACAAAATCTCGTCCAGTCCGACGCCTCGCAACGAGATGCCTGCGTTTACGAAGGCAAATATCGGTAGCACGCCAAACGCCACCCAGCCGTGCAGGTCGTGCTCGATGCTTTTTAGCATAGATTTGCCGGGCTCGTCTTTAAAGCTAAGCGGTATGAAAAAGGCCGCCACGACGCCGGCAAGCGTGGCGTGAACGCCTGATTTTAGCACCACTACCCACATTACCGCGCCTACGATCAGATACGCCGCCTTGCTCTTTACGCCGAGTCTGTTTAATGCGAAAAGCGCGGCTAGGCAAACGCTCGCGACCGCAAGCATTTGGGCGCTAAGCTCGCTCGTGTAAAATAGCGCGATAATCACGATCGCGCAAAGGTCGTCGACGATGGCTAGCGTCATGAGGAAAATTTTTAAACTAGTCGGTACGCGAGGCCCAAGTAGGCTCAAAATCCCCAGAGCAAACGCGATGTCCGTCGCCGTCGGTATCGCCCAACCGCCAAGCGCGAAGGAGTCGTGTTTCGTAAAAAGATAAAAGATAACCGCGGGCACTATCAGGCCGCCTGCCGCGCCGATCGCTGGCAGCGCGATTTTCGACGGATTTTTTAGCTCGCCCTCCAGAACCTCGCGCTTTAGCTCGAGTCCGATGAGAAAGAAAAATACCGCCATCAACCCGTCGTTCACCCACAAGATTAGGGGCTTGCTTAGTCCGTATTCGCCGAAGCTCACGGTAAATTTGGTCTTTAAAAATTCGTTGTAAAAATCGCTCAAAAACGTGTTTTGACACAGTAGCGCCGCGACCGTAGCGATCATCAGCAAAATCCCGCCGCTGGCTTCGTGTTTTAAAAACTCTTTTATCCCGCCCATTCTGCCTTCTTTTCGTAATTTTGGCGATTATAGCGTATTTTTACGCTCGCATAAAATTCGGGCGAATTTGGCTATAATCAAGTCAAATTTAAAGCTAAAATTTGGTAGACGCATCGCTAAATTTTGCTTTGTCGCGCTACTCTTTGCACCCAAGAGAGGGCGCTTTATAAATTAAGGAGCGAAAATGAATGAAATTTTAGATATCTGTAAGCGCGCAAAGGCCGCTTGCGGCGATCTTTTGAGACTTGGTAGCAAGGCTAAATTTGAAATTTTAAACGCCGTAGCGGACGAGCTACTGACGCAAAAAGAGGCTATAAAAGCGGCGAACGCCAAAGACCTTGCAAACGGCGAGAAATCGGGGCTTAGTGCGGCGCTGCTAGACCGCTTAAGACTAACCGACGCTCGTATCGAGGCTATGGCGCAGGGCGTGCGCGAGGTGGCGGGCTTCGCCGAAGTCGTGGGCGAAAATCTAGGCGGCTGGAGCCATCCAAACGGCATGCAAATCAGCCGAGTGCGCGTGCCGCTGGGGGTGCTTGGCATCATCTACGAGAGCCGTCCAAACGTCAGCATCGACGCGGCGGCTTTGGCGCTAAAAAGCGGCAACGCGGCGATCCTGCGAGGAAGCGCCAGCGCGCTAAATTCAAACATTTTTTTAGTAAATTTATTTAACGAAGCGGGGGCTAAATTTGGCCTTCCAAAAGGCGCCGTGCAGCTCGTGGAGAGCGCCGAACGCGAAGTAGTGGCGAAAATGGCGAAAATGAGCGAGTATATCGACGTTTTGATACCGCGCGGCGGCAAGAGCTTAAAAGACTTTATAGCGCAAAACGCGACCGTGCCGATCATCATGACGGGCGCGGGGGTCTGCCACATATTCGTCGATGAGAGTGCAAATTTAAAGCAGGCCGCAAAGATAATCAAAAATGCCAAAACCCAGCGCCCAAGCGTCTGTAACGCCGTTGAGTGCGTGCTTTTACATGAGCGCGTGGCGGGCGAAATTTTGCCTGAGCTGCTGCGCGAAATGCCCGAAGTCGAGTTTCGCGTGAGCGAGCAGCTGCTAGATGCGTGCAAGTCGGAGTTGCGCGGTTTGGCAAACGTTAATCTTGCAGGCGAGGGCGACTTTGGCGCCGAGTTTTTGGATCTCGTTTTGTCCGTACGCGCCGTGCGGGATACGAACGAGGCGATCAGCTTTATAAATGCGCATTCCAGCGGGCATTCGGACGCGATTTTGAGCGAAAACTACGCAAACGTCGAGCGATTTTTAAACGAGGTCGGTAGCGCGGTCGTCTACGCCAACGCCTCGACGCGTTTTAGCGACGGTAGCGAGTTTGGATTTGGCGGCGAGATCGGCATCAGCACGCAAAAACTGCACGCCAGAGGACCGATGGGGGTGAGGGAGCTTACGACTTACAAATATATCGTCCGCGGAGATTATCAAACGCGTTAGTGGCTTGTCTTTTGAGCGCTTTTGAGAGAGATTTGAAATTTTAAGTCTGCGGCAGACTATCTTTGCTTCGCTTTGCTCGCAACTGCAAGCAGAGGTCTAGCCTCGACTTAAAATTTCTACACAACTCTCAAAATCATCTCACGATACTTCGCCTTATCGTTTCGCGTTCAAATTTGGTGTCAAATTTAAAGCCGAATTAGTATTTTTTCGGTGCGACAAAATATCGAGATTTGCGACATCGACGGGGACTTTTTTGGCGATGAAATTTGACCCGTCGCAAGTCGGCGCACAGGCACGCAAAGGCGAAATTTATGCTAAAATCGGCGTAAATTTAAAGGAAACCGATGAAAAAACTAAAATTTATCTTTGCTCTTGCCGCGGCGTTTATTTTTAGCGGTTGCTACGAGACGACGCTGCTTACTCGCGTGCCGATCTCTGCGCTTGTTTCGGACAAAGGCGCGGACGTGAAATCCACGCTCGTGCTAACGGACGTAACACCGCAGACGCACGACGAAAAAGTAGTAACGGATAACGTGCGTGTTTTTGTTCCCGACGCAAAATTTAAGGATTTCCCGACCGGGCAGAGCGCCTACGAGATGAGCGTGAGGGCCGGCAAGGGCGAAAAAGGCGGCAAAAATTCGGACAAACTCGCCGTACGCATCTATCTGGACGAGTACGGCGGCATCTACGGCAAGCTTAGCAAAAACATACTCGAGCAGTATGCGGGCGCGGCGAAACAGGGTGAAGCGCCGACGCTAAAAGCGGCGATCAAATTTGAAAACAACACGAACGGCGTTTATGAGCTGGTCGTCGGCAACGAGTTTAAGGCGAGCGACGAGGCGCAGACGGGCGGCGTTTATACCTTGGCGCCTGGGCAGGTTACGGGCGCGATCTGGGCGGATAGCGCGGCGGTACGCGACGCGGTCGCGGGCAAAGCGGTCAAAATCGGAACTTTAAAAAAGGCGGCAAAATGAAAAATCCTAAAATCGGCTTTATCGGCGGCGGAAATATGGGCGGCGCGATGATCGAAAATTTGGCGCAAAGGCTGGGCGGCAAGAGTGTGTTCGTCTATGCTAGGAGTAAAACGGCGGCACTGCGCGAAAAATGCGGCGTAAACGCCTGCAAGAGCGAAGCTGCGGTCGCTTCGGCGGCCGATATCACGGTGTTAGCGACCAAGCCCGCGGCGTATGAGGGTATATTAAATTTGATAAAAGACGCGGCTCGGGGCAAGGTTATAGTCACGCTTGCGCCGAGCTTTAGCCTAGAGCAAAGCGCGCAAATTTTGGGCACGCAGGCCAAGGTCGCGCGCGCGATGCCAAACACTCCCGCGGCTATCGCAGAGGGCGTAAGCGCGCTGTGTTTTAACGAAAATTTAAGCGCGGACGAGCGAGCGGCGGTGCGAGAGATTTTTGAAAATTTCGGCGCCGTTTATGAGCTCGAGGAGGCTAAATTTGCCGCATTTACCGGCATCGCGGGTAGCCTGCCGGCCTATGTTTTTATGTTTATCGAGGCGGCGGCGGACGCGGGAGTGCTTGAGGGGCTTCCTAGAGCGCTGGCGTACGAAGCCGTCGCGGCTAGCGTCGCGGGCTCGGCGCGACTAATGCTAAAAAGCGGTAAACATCCCGCAGCTCTAAAGGACGAAATCTGCTCGCCCGGCGGTACGACGATAGAAGCGGTCAAAGCGCTGGAAAACGGCGGATTTCGCGCGGCGGTGATAGATGCGGTGGGCGCGTGCGTGAAAAAGGCGCGTGCTAAGTAAATTTACTGCTTTAGCCGACGCTTAAAAACGATTTTTAGAGTTTAAAGGCGTGGAATTTTGCTTATAGACGCGACCTGTTCTAGATTACGAGTTAAATTTAAAAATTCTAATCAAAATTTTAATTTTCGTAAAATTTAAAATTTAACTTATATCTCGGTCCTGTCGATATTTGAGCCGATTTTGTATCCGAAATTTATATCATTTAAAAAATTAAATCCGAAATTTTGATATAAATTTATTTTATCTTAAACTTTTTTTGCATAAAATCACCGCCAAATTTTACTCGAAAGGTACGCTATGAAAAACGATATGTGCGACATGTGTTGTTGCGAAATGAAAAGCTAGGGCGCTAGGCACGAATATCTTTTTAAGTGCTTAGCAGGTCGCTAAACATTTAAAAAGATATTTTCAACTCCGCGCTCGCGGGCCTTTTTAGATGAATAGCCAACGATAAATTTAAAAAGGACAAAAAATGAAAAAACTACTAAAATCTTCTCTGCTTGCTTTGGCGAGCCTCGCTCTTTTAACCGGTGCAAATGCAAAAACTCTCGAAAACGGCGTTTTGAAAATCGCGACCGAAGGCACGTATTCGCCCTACTCATACCATGACAAAAACGACGCGCTAACGGGCTACGACGTCGAAGTAGCGCGCGAAGTCGCTAAGAAGTTAAATTTAAAAGCGGAATTCATCGAAGCCCCGTGGGACGCGATGCTGGCGGCATTTGATGCGGGCAAGGCCGACATAGTGTTTAATCAGGTAAGTATCACGGACGAGCGCAAGAAAAAATACGACTATACCGCTCCATACACCGTCGCCTACGCCGCGCTAGTCACTCACAAAGACAATAACGAAATCAAAAGCTTCGAGGATCTAAAAGGCAAGAAAAGCGCGCATTCTGCAACTAGCAACTGGGCCGGTATCGCGCAAAAATACGGCGCGCAGATCGTCACCGTAGACGGCTTTAGCAAGGGCGTGGAGCTCATCATCAGCCGCCGTGCGGATGCGACGATAAACGACAGCGTGACCTTCTACGATTATATAAATCAGCGTCCAAACGCCCCGTTAAAAATAGCCGCTAGCGGCAGTGAGCCGATCTACTCCGCAGCCATCGTAAAAAAGGGCAACGAAGAGCTCGTAAACGACGTAAACAAGGCCCTTGGCGAACTAAAAAGCGAAGGCAAGCTAAAAGAAATTTCGGTAAAATACTTCGGTAAAGATATCTCGGAGTAAATTTTACCCGCATAAAAGCAGCTAAATTTAAAGGATAAAAGATGATTTCAAAACTACTAAAATTTTTGGCTCTGGGCGCGTTTTTGACGCTAAATTTAAACGCCAAAACCATAAAAGAGGGCGTTTTAACGATCGCTACGGAAGGCACTTATGCGCCGTTTTCATACTACGACGATAAAAACGAGCTAAAGGGCTACGACGTCGATATCGCCCGCGAAGTCGCTAAGAAGCTAAATTTAAAGATCGAGTTCTTAACCGCTCCGTGGGACGCGATGCTCGCGGCATTTGATGCAGGTAAGGCCGATGCGGTATTTAATCAAGTAAGCGTTACCGATGAGCGCAAGAAAAAATACGACTACGCACAGCCCTATACCGTCGTGCACGGCGCCATCATCACGCACAAAGATAACGACGATATCAAAAGCTTTGATGATCTAAAAGGTAAGAAAAACGCAGACTCCGCTACCAGCAACTGGGCGAAGGTGGCCGCTAGCTACGGAGCGCAAAACGTCACGGTCGATAGCTTTAGCAAGAGCATGGAGCTTCTCGTTAGCAAGCGCGTAGATACCGTCGTGCGCGATAATATCGTATTTTACGACTTCATCAAGCAGCGCCCGGGAGCTCCGGTTAAAATAGCCGCCGAGGGAAGCGATACCGACTATACCGCGCCTATCGTGCAAAAGGGCAATATGGAACTTGCCGATCAGATCAGCAAGGCGATAGAGGAGCTAAAAAACGAAGGCAAGCTGGCTGAAATTTCGATCAGGTATTTCGGCAAAGATGTCTCGCGGTAGATGGCGATGAACGAATTTGACCGTATAAGCGAGCTTTTGCTAAGCTCGCTACAACCTATGGCGCTGGCGATGATAAAAGTGACGCTGCCTCTTACGGCGATCTCCTTTTCGCTGGGACTTCTTATCGCGGTGCTAACGGCGATCGCGCGCATAGCAAATATCAAAATTTTAAAGCAACTTAGCGAGTTTTATATCTGGATATTTCGCGGCACGCCGCTTTTGGTGCAGCTTTTTATCGTATATTTCGGTCTGCCGATCGTGGGCGTTACGCTTGATGTCTGGAGCGCGGCTATTATCACCTTTAGCCTAAATATCGGCGCTTACGCTTCCGAGGCCGTCAGAGCGGCCGTACTTTCGGTGCCTAAAGGTCAGTGGGAGGCCGCCACGGCGCTTGGTATGAGCTACGCGCAAATTTTACGCCGTATCATCGCTCCGCAAGCCGCGCGTATCTCACTGCCTCCACTTTCAAATATCTTTATCAGCACGCTAAAAGACACCTCGCTTGCAGCTTCTATCACGATGGTCGATATGTTTATGGTCGCTCAGCGCATCGCCGCGCGCACCTTCGATCCGCTTACGCTTTACGTGCTCGCCGCGCTTTTTTACTTGATAGTCTGCACCTTTTTGACGTTTCTGCAAGCTAGGCTCGAGAAAAGATTTTCAAGGTACGTGTGATGATAAAATTTAAAAATTTGACTAAGAAATTCGGCGATAATGTCGTTTTAAACGGCTTAAATTTAGAATTTAAAGACGGGCAGACTACGGTTATTTTAGGAAGCTCGGGCTCTGGTAAATCAACCCTGCTGCGTTGCATAAATTTACTCGAGATCCCGGACAGCGGCGAGCTTGAGCTTGGAAGCCATAAGATAAATTTCGCCGGTAAAATTTCGCAAAAAGATATGTTGCCCTTTCGCGAGCACACGGGGATGGTCTTTCAGAGCTTTAATCTATTTCCGCATCTAACGGCTCTACAAAACGTAACCGAAGGCCCCGTGCAGGTGCTGAAAATCCCGAAAGAGCAGGCAGAAATTGAGGCTCTGGCTCTACTTGAAAAGGTCGGGCTAAAGGGCAAGGAGCACGAGTATCCAAGCAGGCTCTCGGGCGGTCAATCCCAGCGAGTGGCGATAGCGCGAGCGCTTGCGATGAAGCCGTATTTTTTGCTTTTGGACGAGCCTACGAGCGCGCTTGATCCGGAGCTTGAGGCCGAGGTTTTGAAAGTCATCGGCGGCCTTAGCAAGGAGCGCGACTCGCTGATCATCGTCACGCACAATATGAACTTCGCTCGCAAAGTCGCGGATAGAATTTTATTTTTAGAGTGCGGCAATATCGAATTTGACGGTACGGCGGAGGAGTTTTTCGGTAGCGATTCGCCGCGCATAGTTAAATTTATCTCGGCGATGGATTTTTAAATTTAAAAGGAAAAAAATGAAAATAGATACGCTAATCGTAAAAGGTATCGAAGCTAAAAACAACCCTCACGGCGCGGTCGTTCCGCCTATTTATCTAGCCACGACGTTTGCGCAAGACGGCTTGGACGACTTTCAAAAGTATGCTTATTCTCGTAGCGCAAATCCGACGCGAAATGCATTTGAGGAGCTTTTCGCCAAATTTGAAGACAGCAAATACGCCTTTGCTTTGGCTTCGGGCATGGCGGCGACCTCGGCGGTTTTTAATCTGCTAAAAAGCGGCGACAAAGTGCTTTTAAATAGCAATGTTTACGGCGGCACTTACCGCTACGCAAACGGTATTTTTGCAAATTTCGGGATCAAATTCGAACTCGTCGACGATCTAAATAAAATCTCTCGTTTGGATGAGGACGTTAAGATGATATTTATCGAGACGCCGTCAAATCCGCTACTGCGAGTAACGGATATCGCCAGACTAGCCGAGCTGGCTCGTAAAAACGGCGCGCTTGTCGTCGTCGATAATACTTTTTTGACGCCGTATTATCAAAAAGCGCTAAAATTCGGTGCCGATATCGTCGTTTATAGCGCGACGAAATACATCGGCGGGCATGCAGACGTAATCGCCGGAGTCGTAACGACCGATAACGATGCGCTAGCAGAGCGTATAGCTTTCATGAAAAATACTCTAGGCGCGACGCTAAGCCCCGCAGATGCTTATAATCTAATAAGAGGCCTCAAAACTCTTAGCGTGAGATTTGATAGACAAAGCGAAAATACGCTAAAAATCGTAGAATTTTTAGAAAAAAACTCGGCCGTTAAAACCGTGTATTACGCAGGTTCATTTTCGGCCGAGGAAAAACGCATCCAAAACGCCCAAGCTAGCGGTATCGGCGCGCTAATCTCGCTGGAGCTAAAGGATGGCTACGACTATAAAATTTTTGCTAAAAGTCTAGAACTTTTTGACCTGGCCGTTAGTCTTGGCGGCGTAGAGAGTCTAATCTGCCATCCGGCCTCAATGACTCATGAATCTTATTCGCAGGATTTACAAGCTAAAATCGGCATTACTCAAGGTTTGCTACGCCTTGCCGTCGGTATAGAAAATTCGGATGATTTGATCGCGGATATAGCTCAGGCGATAAAGAAGGCTAAAATTTAACTTTGCTTGCTATCTTGGCGCCCTTTCTCGCTCGGGCTAAATTTATCAAATTTAGCCTTGGGCTAGGCGGGCAAAATGGGCGCGCCTAGTTTGCTAAAGCGGCACCCGGCTCCAAGGCGGGCGAATTTATAAATTGTCGCCAAATCAGTCCGTGGCTATTTTGCTTTAAACAAACTAGCAAAAATCCCGACGCCTAAAACACCCAAGATAACCCACAAACTAGCCTGCGCCGAAATCTTAAGTCCGTGATGAAAGATATGCGCGGAAGCGTTTAGGTTGGGGAGATTTTCAAATTTTAGCGATTTTATTTAAGCTGATGTCGTTTGGGCGGCCGGGTTTAATTGAGCCGAGTAAAATCAAAATTTGGCGCTAATTTTGTATGTCGAATTCGTAAGATACGGCTCAAAAACTCAAGGCTAAATTTGACTTCGCAACACCGAGGCAAAGCAGGTTCGCTCTGCCTCGGGGCAAATATTTAGCGCGGTTTAAAACGGCTTATACACCATCATCCAGATGATGATAACCATCGCGATAGTCGGCACTTCGTTGTAAGCGCGAAAGAACATGCCGCTCTTGTTACAGCGTTTCTCGCGCAGCTGCACCATATAGCGGCCAAGATCTAGATGAAACGCCGCGAGAATAACGACGACGGTGAGCTTGACGTGCACGTAGCCGCTACGCAAAAGCTCAGGCATCGCGACGATGATCAAAATACCCGTCAAAAACGTGCCGATCAGCGCGACCCAACCGATGTAGTGGTACATCTTATACTCCTGCACCTCAACCACGCGCACGAAGTCTGGCTTGTCCATATTCTCCGCGTGATAGACGTAGAGGCGCGGCTGATAGAACAAAAACGCCATCCACGAGATGAAACACAAGTAGTGGAAATACTTGATGAGGTTGTAATACTCTGCCATTTTTTCTCCTTTTAGTTTTTATTTTAACGGCTTGTCTTTTTGCCCTATACTTCGTTACTTTTAAATTCGGCTCGGTCATTACCGACCAGGTAACTCCCGTCGCCAAATTTAAAAGCGCCTCGTCTAGAACAAAAATACTTCGCCTTATCGTTTTACGCTTAAATTTGAAGTTAAATTTTCAAATTTGAGTCGCCCAAACCCGCACCTTGAAAGTGCTAAATTCGGTCGGCAAATTTAAATTTTGTCGCTCAAAAGGGCGCTTTCGTAAAGAGTTGAATTTAACTGTATCAAATTTAACCGACCCTCACCCTAGCAAAATTTCCTTCCTAGCTTCAAATTCCTCTTTGCTTATCGCGCCGCTCTCGTACAGCTCGTAGAGGCGTCTAAGCCGCTCCTCGAGGTCTTGCGCGCGCAGTTTGTCTTTTAGCGCTTCTTTTTTCTGATTTTTCTCGACCACCGCGCCGGTTAAGCGCAGATCAAAGAGCCACCACGCGCCCCAAAGCGCCCAAAATACGCAACCCACGATCGCCCAAGCTAGGCTATATCCGATGAAAAACAGCGCCATCATCGCAAAGCCGCTCACGAATTTGCCCAGATAAAATCTATGCCCGCCAAACCAGCCCGTAAGCAACCAAAGCGCGTAGGCTATATAAACGTTATCGCCCATTTTTAGCCCCTTTTCGTCCCGCGGCGAAGCTCTGCCAGAGTATGAGTACGACTCCGACGTCGATCATAACGTCTGCGAGGTTAAAGATCGCAAACTCAAACCACTTGTGCCAGTAGACGTAGTCCACGACGCCGCCGTGAACGAAACGGTCGAGTAAATTTGAACTGCCCGCGCCCAGGATTATACCCGCTCCTAGCGCGTGCTCCTCTAAGATTTCCTTTTTTTGGGCGTCTTGGGTCAAATTTGACTCCGCCTTCGCCGCGGCCCGCGCGTCAAATTTACGCTTAAGCCGCCAGAGCAGATAGCCGCAAACGCCCGCAATCAGCGCTAGCTGGATAAATTTGAGCCATTCGCCAAGAAAAGCAAACATCGAAAATGCCACGCCTCGGTTGTAAGCAAGCACTAGCGAAAAATACTCGCCCTGCCACGAAAAACCGCCCA includes these proteins:
- the nhaA gene encoding Na+/H+ antiporter NhaA; translated protein: MGGIKEFLKHEASGGILLMIATVAALLCQNTFLSDFYNEFLKTKFTVSFGEYGLSKPLILWVNDGLMAVFFFLIGLELKREVLEGELKNPSKIALPAIGAAGGLIVPAVIFYLFTKHDSFALGGWAIPTATDIAFALGILSLLGPRVPTSLKIFLMTLAIVDDLCAIVIIALFYTSELSAQMLAVASVCLAALFALNRLGVKSKAAYLIVGAVMWVVVLKSGVHATLAGVVAAFFIPLSFKDEPGKSMLKSIEHDLHGWVAFGVLPIFAFVNAGISLRGVGLDEILSPVALGTALGLFVGKQIGVFSFSFLAIKFKLAKLPEGSNFIQLYGIAVLCGVGFTMSLFVNGLAYDDTDVFAYTDKLAILLGSVVSGAVGFISLKFSTENPGAIEKR
- the proC gene encoding pyrroline-5-carboxylate reductase: MKNPKIGFIGGGNMGGAMIENLAQRLGGKSVFVYARSKTAALREKCGVNACKSEAAVASAADITVLATKPAAYEGILNLIKDAARGKVIVTLAPSFSLEQSAQILGTQAKVARAMPNTPAAIAEGVSALCFNENLSADERAAVREIFENFGAVYELEEAKFAAFTGIAGSLPAYVFMFIEAAADAGVLEGLPRALAYEAVAASVAGSARLMLKSGKHPAALKDEICSPGGTTIEAVKALENGGFRAAVIDAVGACVKKARAK
- a CDS encoding amino acid ABC transporter substrate-binding protein, encoding MKKLLKSSLLALASLALLTGANAKTLENGVLKIATEGTYSPYSYHDKNDALTGYDVEVAREVAKKLNLKAEFIEAPWDAMLAAFDAGKADIVFNQVSITDERKKKYDYTAPYTVAYAALVTHKDNNEIKSFEDLKGKKSAHSATSNWAGIAQKYGAQIVTVDGFSKGVELIISRRADATINDSVTFYDYINQRPNAPLKIAASGSEPIYSAAIVKKGNEELVNDVNKALGELKSEGKLKEISVKYFGKDISE
- a CDS encoding glutamate-5-semialdehyde dehydrogenase, which translates into the protein MNEILDICKRAKAACGDLLRLGSKAKFEILNAVADELLTQKEAIKAANAKDLANGEKSGLSAALLDRLRLTDARIEAMAQGVREVAGFAEVVGENLGGWSHPNGMQISRVRVPLGVLGIIYESRPNVSIDAAALALKSGNAAILRGSASALNSNIFLVNLFNEAGAKFGLPKGAVQLVESAEREVVAKMAKMSEYIDVLIPRGGKSLKDFIAQNATVPIIMTGAGVCHIFVDESANLKQAAKIIKNAKTQRPSVCNAVECVLLHERVAGEILPELLREMPEVEFRVSEQLLDACKSELRGLANVNLAGEGDFGAEFLDLVLSVRAVRDTNEAISFINAHSSGHSDAILSENYANVERFLNEVGSAVVYANASTRFSDGSEFGFGGEIGISTQKLHARGPMGVRELTTYKYIVRGDYQTR
- a CDS encoding amino acid ABC transporter permease; translation: MNEFDRISELLLSSLQPMALAMIKVTLPLTAISFSLGLLIAVLTAIARIANIKILKQLSEFYIWIFRGTPLLVQLFIVYFGLPIVGVTLDVWSAAIITFSLNIGAYASEAVRAAVLSVPKGQWEAATALGMSYAQILRRIIAPQAARISLPPLSNIFISTLKDTSLAASITMVDMFMVAQRIAARTFDPLTLYVLAALFYLIVCTFLTFLQARLEKRFSRYV
- a CDS encoding amino acid ABC transporter substrate-binding protein — protein: MISKLLKFLALGAFLTLNLNAKTIKEGVLTIATEGTYAPFSYYDDKNELKGYDVDIAREVAKKLNLKIEFLTAPWDAMLAAFDAGKADAVFNQVSVTDERKKKYDYAQPYTVVHGAIITHKDNDDIKSFDDLKGKKNADSATSNWAKVAASYGAQNVTVDSFSKSMELLVSKRVDTVVRDNIVFYDFIKQRPGAPVKIAAEGSDTDYTAPIVQKGNMELADQISKAIEELKNEGKLAEISIRYFGKDVSR
- a CDS encoding signal peptidase II, with product MAKILGVFFAAFFVVFALDQAVKQIFLGGFSWQGEYFSLVLAYNRGVAFSMFAFLGEWLKFIQLALIAGVCGYLLWRLKRKFDARAAAKAESNLTQDAQKKEILEEHALGAGIILGAGSSNLLDRFVHGGVVDYVYWHKWFEFAIFNLADVMIDVGVVLILWQSFAAGRKGAKNGR
- a CDS encoding NINE protein, with protein sequence MGDNVYIAYALWLLTGWFGGHRFYLGKFVSGFAMMALFFIGYSLAWAIVGCVFWALWGAWWLFDLRLTGAVVEKNQKKEALKDKLRAQDLEERLRRLYELYESGAISKEEFEARKEILLG
- a CDS encoding amino acid ABC transporter ATP-binding protein — its product is MIKFKNLTKKFGDNVVLNGLNLEFKDGQTTVILGSSGSGKSTLLRCINLLEIPDSGELELGSHKINFAGKISQKDMLPFREHTGMVFQSFNLFPHLTALQNVTEGPVQVLKIPKEQAEIEALALLEKVGLKGKEHEYPSRLSGGQSQRVAIARALAMKPYFLLLDEPTSALDPELEAEVLKVIGGLSKERDSLIIVTHNMNFARKVADRILFLECGNIEFDGTAEEFFGSDSPRIVKFISAMDF
- the hemJ gene encoding protoporphyrinogen oxidase HemJ; the encoded protein is MAEYYNLIKYFHYLCFISWMAFLFYQPRLYVYHAENMDKPDFVRVVEVQEYKMYHYIGWVALIGTFLTGILIIVAMPELLRSGYVHVKLTVVVILAAFHLDLGRYMVQLREKRCNKSGMFFRAYNEVPTIAMVIIIWMMVYKPF
- a CDS encoding trans-sulfuration enzyme family protein codes for the protein MKIDTLIVKGIEAKNNPHGAVVPPIYLATTFAQDGLDDFQKYAYSRSANPTRNAFEELFAKFEDSKYAFALASGMAATSAVFNLLKSGDKVLLNSNVYGGTYRYANGIFANFGIKFELVDDLNKISRLDEDVKMIFIETPSNPLLRVTDIARLAELARKNGALVVVDNTFLTPYYQKALKFGADIVVYSATKYIGGHADVIAGVVTTDNDALAERIAFMKNTLGATLSPADAYNLIRGLKTLSVRFDRQSENTLKIVEFLEKNSAVKTVYYAGSFSAEEKRIQNAQASGIGALISLELKDGYDYKIFAKSLELFDLAVSLGGVESLICHPASMTHESYSQDLQAKIGITQGLLRLAVGIENSDDLIADIAQAIKKAKI